In Desulfobulbus oralis, one DNA window encodes the following:
- a CDS encoding purine-nucleoside phosphorylase, whose product MTTTGQKDTHAFRQEVEECAAFLAARLRATPEILIQLGTGLGELAGALAEPQRFPYAELPHFPKTTAPSHCGQLWLGRLAGRNLAILQGRFHFYEGHSAQRVGFPIRVLSRLGARMALIANASGGLNPAFRPGDIMLANDHINLLPDNPLRGPNQDQWGPRFPDCSAPYDAGLRQGLMASAAALQLPGLRSGVYVCVPGPSLETPAETHYFRQIGGDAIGMSSVPEVLTALHAGMRVAMLSVIANVNDSDAFTPIRIEDIVAAAQAAEPRLRALIHHFIAAS is encoded by the coding sequence ATGACCACGACCGGGCAGAAGGACACACATGCGTTCCGACAGGAGGTCGAGGAATGCGCCGCCTTTCTGGCAGCGCGTCTGAGGGCAACACCGGAAATCCTCATCCAACTGGGCACCGGCCTGGGCGAACTGGCCGGTGCGCTGGCCGAGCCGCAGCGCTTTCCCTACGCAGAACTCCCGCATTTTCCCAAAACCACGGCGCCCAGCCATTGCGGCCAGCTTTGGCTGGGCAGGCTTGCCGGCAGGAATCTGGCCATCTTGCAGGGCCGCTTCCACTTTTATGAAGGCCACAGCGCCCAAAGGGTGGGCTTTCCCATCCGGGTCCTGTCCCGGCTGGGCGCCCGCATGGCGCTCATCGCCAATGCGAGCGGCGGGCTGAACCCGGCCTTTCGTCCGGGCGACATCATGCTGGCCAATGACCACATCAATCTCCTGCCCGACAATCCGCTGCGCGGCCCCAACCAGGACCAGTGGGGGCCGCGTTTTCCCGACTGCTCCGCGCCCTACGACGCCGGACTGCGTCAGGGGCTCATGGCGAGCGCCGCAGCGCTGCAGCTCCCGGGTCTGCGCAGCGGCGTGTACGTCTGTGTGCCCGGCCCCAGCCTGGAGACCCCGGCTGAAACCCACTATTTCAGGCAGATCGGCGGCGATGCCATTGGCATGTCCTCTGTCCCCGAAGTGCTGACCGCCCTGCACGCCGGCATGCGTGTCGCCATGCTCTCCGTGATCGCCAACGTCAACGATTCGGACGCCTTTACGCCCATTCGCATCGAAGACATCGTGGCCGCGGCCCAGGCCGCCGAGCCACGACTGCGGGCGCTTATCCACCACTTCATTGCCGCCTCATGA
- the thrC gene encoding threonine synthase, giving the protein MRYISTRGGIAPLPFQDALMMGLARDGGLLVPERLPSVSEATLEQWQRFSYQQLALELLSLFIDDIGRQTLNELIESAYAHFDHPQVTPMRRQGELFILELFHGPTLAFKDVALQLLGNLFTHVLGQRGGCMNILGATSGDTGSAAIAGVRGKPGINIFILHPHGRTSPLQALQMTTVLDKNVFNIAVRGSFDDAQAIVKTLFNDLAFRDRYCLGAVNSINWARILAQVVYYVFSYLKLRGLGHRSVDFAVPTGNFGDIFAGFVAKNLLPRGCIQRLILATNANDILTRFVKRGDYSRSQVIPTSSPSMDIQIASNFERYLYYLHDGDSAALRADMEQFAQSGCLDLSRFRARTAEDFRSHSVSEDETIATISEFYQKHAYLLDPHTAVGVRAAMACREERPVICLATAHPAKFVASVQKAIGREAPMPPQLAELAHRESRCEVLDADVEAVRNFVVAHALQKPGS; this is encoded by the coding sequence CGGTCAGCGAGGCCACGCTTGAACAGTGGCAGCGCTTCAGCTACCAGCAACTCGCGCTGGAGCTGCTCTCCCTCTTCATTGACGACATCGGGCGACAGACGCTCAACGAGCTGATCGAAAGCGCCTACGCGCACTTCGACCACCCGCAGGTCACGCCCATGCGACGGCAGGGAGAGCTGTTCATCCTGGAGCTCTTTCACGGCCCGACCCTGGCCTTCAAGGACGTGGCCCTGCAGCTTCTGGGCAACCTCTTTACCCATGTGCTGGGCCAGCGCGGCGGCTGCATGAACATTCTGGGCGCGACCTCCGGCGACACCGGCAGCGCGGCCATTGCCGGCGTGCGCGGCAAGCCGGGCATCAACATCTTCATCCTGCACCCCCACGGCCGCACCAGCCCGCTGCAGGCCCTGCAGATGACCACGGTGCTGGACAAAAACGTGTTCAACATCGCGGTGCGCGGCTCATTCGACGACGCCCAGGCCATTGTCAAGACCCTGTTCAACGACCTCGCCTTCCGCGACCGCTATTGCCTGGGCGCGGTCAATTCCATCAACTGGGCGCGGATCCTGGCGCAGGTGGTGTACTACGTGTTCTCGTATCTCAAGCTGCGCGGGCTGGGGCACAGGAGCGTGGACTTTGCCGTGCCTACCGGCAATTTCGGGGACATCTTCGCCGGCTTTGTGGCGAAAAACCTGCTGCCCAGGGGCTGCATCCAGCGTCTGATCCTGGCGACCAACGCCAACGACATCCTGACCCGCTTTGTCAAGCGCGGCGACTATTCCCGCAGCCAGGTCATCCCGACCAGCAGCCCGTCCATGGATATCCAGATCGCCTCCAACTTCGAGCGCTATCTGTACTATCTGCACGACGGCGACAGCGCGGCGCTCAGGGCCGACATGGAGCAATTCGCGCAAAGCGGCTGTCTCGACCTCTCGCGCTTCAGGGCGCGTACGGCCGAAGATTTCCGTTCCCACTCGGTTTCTGAAGACGAGACCATTGCCACCATTTCCGAGTTTTACCAAAAACACGCTTATCTGCTCGATCCCCACACGGCGGTCGGCGTCAGGGCGGCCATGGCCTGCCGGGAGGAGCGACCCGTGATCTGCCTGGCCACAGCCCATCCGGCCAAGTTCGTCGCTTCGGTGCAAAAGGCCATCGGCCGGGAAGCGCCCATGCCGCCCCAGCTTGCCGAACTGGCCCACAGGGAAAGTCGCTGTGAGGTTCTGGACGCGGATGTGGAGGCGGTGCGGAACTTTGTCGTGGCCCATGCCCTGCAAAAACCCGGATCATGA